The Paenibacillus macerans genome includes a window with the following:
- a CDS encoding beta-mannosidase: MNNQRYVLGDWQFKAFDEAEWLPARVPGTVHTDLRLNGLIPDPFYGTNEHELQWIDKKDWEYQTSFELHEGWAKLPRIEIVFEGLDTYADVSVNGRHVLSADNMFRSWRADIKALLSEGTNTVTVRFRSPIAEDLPKLERLGYDLPASNDQAELGGLGDRRVSVFARKAPYHYGWDWGPRLVTCGIWREARIEAWGGPVIRDVFIRQDRVAPEAAELAAVVEVEAAAAWEGRLRVSAGEAVWERQVALKPGLQEVELPLTLAQPKLWWCRGLGEPAMYTFKAELIGANGTLEADAAVRTGLREIKLVREQDEAGASFRFELNGVSVFAKGANHIPNDSFVTEVTAERYRHEIASAAASGMNMLRVWGGGIYEQDVFYELCDEYGLLVWQDFMFACSMYPGDAEFLENVAREAEHNIKRLRNHPCIALWCGNNEIDSAWSHYAENAGWGWKETYAADVRERIWADYEAVFHDILPRAVERLAGGIAYWPSSPLRDLTGDADQHAYKVSGEGDIHYWGVWHAVEPFANYNTRIGRFMSEYGFQSFPELDSVLKYAPESALELESDIMLAHQKNGRGNQLIKEYMDIYLPVPRDFKAFLYMSQVLQAEAIRTAIEAHRRNKPYCMGTLYWQMNDCWPVASWAGMDYYGRWKALQYAVRRSFGDVMLSVYEPEDGKIAVSIVSDKRENVSGKLRLTLYDVGGGVLKETVQEVNIAADSAKEAVSFAREAWLENRDPRQVVLLASLELDGAPADSKPFYFVSGKDLILPAAQIEVRETPGSGGGKYTLVSGVLARQVWIQAEREGIFSDNYFDMMPGVPVTVEFHRRGAAADDEAFVPGAPGEIRIRSMADFV, translated from the coding sequence ATGAACAACCAACGATATGTGCTCGGCGATTGGCAATTCAAGGCGTTCGATGAAGCGGAGTGGCTGCCGGCGCGGGTTCCGGGAACGGTGCATACGGACCTGCGGCTGAACGGGCTGATTCCCGACCCGTTTTATGGCACGAATGAGCATGAGCTGCAGTGGATCGACAAGAAGGATTGGGAATATCAAACTTCGTTTGAACTGCATGAAGGGTGGGCGAAGCTGCCGCGAATCGAAATCGTGTTTGAAGGGTTGGACACGTATGCGGACGTTTCGGTGAACGGCCGGCATGTTTTGTCGGCCGACAATATGTTCCGCTCCTGGCGGGCGGACATTAAAGCGCTGCTCAGCGAAGGAACGAATACGGTCACGGTGCGCTTCCGTTCCCCGATCGCCGAAGATTTGCCGAAGCTGGAGCGGCTAGGTTACGATTTGCCGGCTTCGAACGACCAAGCGGAGCTGGGCGGGCTTGGGGACCGCAGAGTCAGCGTATTTGCCCGCAAAGCTCCTTACCATTACGGCTGGGATTGGGGACCGCGGCTGGTGACGTGCGGCATTTGGCGGGAAGCCCGGATCGAAGCGTGGGGCGGTCCGGTCATCCGCGATGTGTTCATCCGCCAGGACCGCGTTGCGCCGGAGGCTGCCGAATTGGCGGCGGTTGTGGAGGTGGAAGCGGCCGCCGCGTGGGAAGGCCGACTGCGCGTCTCCGCCGGGGAAGCGGTATGGGAGCGGCAGGTTGCTCTGAAGCCGGGACTGCAGGAGGTGGAGCTGCCGCTGACCTTGGCGCAGCCGAAGCTGTGGTGGTGCCGGGGCTTGGGGGAGCCGGCGATGTATACGTTTAAGGCGGAGTTGATCGGCGCGAATGGTACGCTGGAAGCCGACGCGGCGGTGCGAACGGGCTTGCGCGAAATCAAGCTGGTCCGCGAGCAGGACGAGGCGGGAGCTTCCTTCCGCTTTGAACTGAACGGCGTCTCCGTGTTCGCCAAAGGCGCCAACCATATTCCGAACGATAGCTTCGTGACGGAGGTGACGGCGGAGCGCTACCGGCATGAGATCGCTTCGGCCGCCGCAAGCGGCATGAACATGCTGCGCGTCTGGGGCGGCGGGATTTACGAGCAGGATGTTTTTTACGAATTGTGCGACGAATACGGGCTTTTGGTGTGGCAGGACTTTATGTTTGCTTGCAGTATGTACCCGGGAGACGCGGAGTTCCTGGAAAATGTCGCCCGGGAAGCGGAGCATAATATCAAACGGTTGCGCAATCATCCGTGCATCGCTTTGTGGTGCGGCAACAACGAGATCGATTCGGCCTGGTCGCATTATGCGGAAAATGCCGGCTGGGGCTGGAAGGAAACCTATGCGGCCGATGTTCGCGAGCGGATTTGGGCCGATTATGAGGCCGTATTCCACGATATTTTGCCGCGGGCGGTGGAACGGCTGGCGGGCGGGATCGCTTACTGGCCGTCCTCGCCGCTGCGCGATCTGACGGGCGACGCGGACCAGCACGCCTATAAGGTGTCCGGCGAAGGCGATATCCATTATTGGGGCGTGTGGCACGCGGTCGAGCCGTTCGCCAATTACAACACCCGGATCGGCCGGTTTATGAGCGAATACGGTTTTCAATCGTTCCCCGAGCTGGATTCGGTACTGAAATACGCGCCGGAAAGCGCGCTGGAGCTGGAATCGGACATTATGCTGGCGCATCAGAAAAACGGCCGGGGCAATCAGCTCATCAAGGAATACATGGACATCTATTTGCCGGTGCCGCGGGATTTCAAGGCGTTCCTGTACATGAGCCAGGTGCTGCAGGCGGAGGCGATCCGCACGGCGATCGAGGCGCACCGCCGGAACAAGCCTTATTGCATGGGCACGCTGTATTGGCAGATGAACGACTGCTGGCCGGTCGCCTCCTGGGCGGGCATGGATTATTACGGCCGCTGGAAAGCGCTGCAGTATGCGGTGCGCCGCAGCTTCGGAGACGTGATGCTGTCGGTGTACGAACCGGAAGACGGCAAAATTGCCGTTAGCATCGTTTCCGACAAACGGGAAAACGTTTCGGGAAAGCTGCGCCTAACGCTTTACGATGTGGGCGGCGGAGTGCTTAAAGAAACGGTACAGGAGGTTAATATTGCGGCGGATTCCGCCAAGGAGGCGGTCTCTTTCGCAAGGGAAGCTTGGCTGGAAAACCGCGACCCGCGGCAGGTTGTCCTGCTCGCCAGCCTGGAACTGGACGGGGCACCTGCGGACAGCAAGCCGTTTTACTTTGTTTCCGGCAAAGACCTTATTTTGCCAGCGGCGCAAATCGAGGTGCGGGAAACGCCGGGCAGCGGCGGCGGCAAGTATACGCTTGTGAGCGGCGTACTGGCGCGTCAGGTTTGGATCCAAGCCGAACGGGAAGGCATCTTCTCCGACAATTACTTTGATATGATGCCTGGCGTGCCGGTGACCGTGGAGTTCCACCGGCGCGGCGCGGCCGCGGATGATGAGGCGTTTGTTCCGGGAGCTCCGGGGGAAATCCGGATCCGGTCCATGGCCGATTTTGTATAG